A genomic stretch from Nocardia wallacei includes:
- a CDS encoding bifunctional phosphatase PAP2/diacylglycerol kinase family protein has translation MRKWLRRKSGPVSRFDRAVSAAVAMLPMSAADRGMLRLTRSADNGLLWLVIAGVLATRKGASRRAALRGVVALGGATLSANTFKTVVGRHRPAPELLPLDRRLVRRPISSSFPSGHSASAAAFATAVAMESPRSARVVAPLAATVAYSRIHTGVHWTSDVLVGAAIGSGIALATRRWWPVRHSDEAQARPVREAPVLVDGKGLVVVVNPASGTPGYDPTDDVARALPMATVLRTEPGVDCVAQIERVIADSDDRPAAVGVAGGDGTVASIATVALRHGLPLVVIPTGTLNHFARDVGVYDLREVVDATGAGEAVSVDVASVEYSDTGESHTQYWINTASLGAYSDLVRLREKWQERWGKWPAFAAALVVTLRRAEPIRVELNGRRREVWFVFVGNGSYDPPGAVPAFRSRLDSGLLDVRWLRADLKFSRTRAAGALLLAAIGHSKVYGEQMVAALTVRLPKPQALATDGEVVGEATRLRFTVPGQIAVYRRDENNPQWEDRPRPHHRQ, from the coding sequence GTGAGGAAGTGGTTGCGTCGTAAGTCCGGTCCGGTCAGCCGCTTCGATCGGGCCGTGAGCGCGGCGGTGGCGATGCTGCCCATGTCGGCCGCCGACCGCGGCATGCTGCGGTTGACCAGGTCTGCCGACAACGGGTTGCTGTGGCTGGTCATCGCCGGTGTCCTGGCTACTCGCAAGGGGGCGAGCCGCCGGGCCGCGCTGCGCGGCGTGGTCGCGCTCGGAGGCGCCACGCTCAGCGCCAACACGTTCAAGACGGTCGTGGGGCGGCACCGCCCGGCGCCCGAGCTGCTGCCGCTGGACCGGCGGCTGGTGCGGCGGCCGATCTCCTCGTCCTTCCCGTCAGGGCACAGTGCCTCGGCCGCCGCGTTCGCCACCGCCGTCGCGATGGAGAGCCCGCGCAGCGCGCGCGTGGTGGCCCCGCTGGCGGCGACGGTCGCGTATTCGCGCATCCACACCGGCGTGCACTGGACCTCCGATGTACTGGTCGGCGCGGCGATCGGCAGCGGCATCGCGCTGGCCACCCGGCGCTGGTGGCCGGTGCGGCACTCGGACGAGGCGCAGGCCCGGCCGGTCCGCGAGGCGCCCGTCCTCGTCGACGGCAAAGGCCTTGTGGTGGTGGTGAATCCGGCCTCGGGTACACCCGGCTACGACCCCACCGACGACGTGGCCCGCGCGCTGCCCATGGCGACCGTGCTGCGCACCGAGCCGGGCGTCGACTGCGTCGCGCAGATCGAACGGGTGATCGCCGACAGCGACGACCGGCCCGCCGCGGTGGGCGTCGCGGGCGGTGACGGCACGGTCGCCTCGATCGCGACGGTGGCGCTACGGCACGGGCTGCCGCTGGTGGTCATCCCCACCGGCACCCTGAACCACTTCGCCCGCGACGTCGGCGTGTACGACCTGCGCGAGGTCGTGGACGCCACCGGCGCGGGCGAGGCCGTGTCGGTCGACGTGGCGAGCGTCGAGTACAGCGACACCGGCGAGTCGCACACCCAGTACTGGATCAACACCGCCAGCCTCGGCGCCTACTCGGACCTGGTGCGGTTGCGCGAGAAGTGGCAGGAGCGCTGGGGCAAGTGGCCGGCCTTCGCGGCGGCGCTGGTGGTCACGCTGCGCCGGGCGGAACCGATCCGGGTCGAGCTGAACGGTCGCCGCCGCGAGGTGTGGTTCGTGTTCGTGGGCAACGGTTCCTACGATCCGCCCGGCGCGGTCCCGGCGTTCCGTTCCCGGCTGGATTCCGGCCTGCTCGACGTGCGCTGGCTGCGCGCCGACCTGAAATTCTCCCGCACCCGGGCCGCGGGGGCGCTGCTGCTGGCCGCCATCGGGCACAGCAAGGTCTACGGCGAGCAGATGGTGGCCGCCCTGACCGTGCGCCTCCCGAAACCCCAGGCGCTGGCCACCGACGGCGAGGTGGTCGGGGAGGCGACCCGGCTGCGTTTCACGGTGCCGGGGCAGATCGCGGTCTACCGCCGGGACGAGAACAACCCGCAGTGGGAGGACCGGCCCCGCCCACATCACCGCCAGTAG